A single region of the Leptodactylus fuscus isolate aLepFus1 chromosome 5, aLepFus1.hap2, whole genome shotgun sequence genome encodes:
- the LOC142204139 gene encoding protocadherin alpha-5-like isoform X10 yields the protein MICPAMEMSSLYWTIRAVNPFRGAFLLQMVLDLVFCQLHYMIPEESKHGTFVGRIAQDLGLEIWEINSRMLRIVSRDEKEYFQVNLQNGILFVNNIIDREEICQRISICVIHLEIIVDKPVQIYHVDVEIEDINDNFPTFSAKQYNISIAESRVVGTRFPLEGAVDDDIGINSVRSYELNPNAFFTLEVQKDKHQSESLEVVLKNPLDREKEPLVNLTLTAFDGGKPKLSGTTQLIISVQDVNDNAPTFSQPVYETYLLENAQKGTIVVKLNATDADLGENGEVVYEFSNQVPPLLRSLFDLDKISGDIKVVGEVDFEQNSQYEIRVDAFDRGQYPMAGHCKVLVNVVDVNDNPPEMTVTSLSLPVPEDSPVGTTVAIIRIQDKDSGPNGKVKCQITKNVPFKLKLSLREYYSLIVDGPLDREAIDMYNIEITAYDEGIPALSTSETILVEISDVNDNAPTFTQHLDTIFITENNPPGSHVYTVSATDGDKDQNSFITYSLVESTIDGIPVSSYLSINPENGKIFALLSFDQEQVSYFQCSLRATDAGFPALSSNLTLNVFIIDINDNAPSPDPTLFNVDSEIAEIVPRSVKIGTVVTKVRATDADSGYNAWLSYELKDPVDKIPFGIGRHSGDVMVIRPLLESHQDEYKLLVVIKDHGEPPMSTTVTMTILLTEKIQEIFVEQNQKGLKYEDFTSPNVYLILAICLISGIFLVTLIVYTVIRWQQCTQEIDELRQNNMGSIARSWTYSMQRQYKYCMNGTTPKNDLILFTPNLPHALDTEVNPHRPGLMTGLSAKAEAWICLHPTNDS from the coding sequence ATGATCTGCCCTGCAATGGAGATGTCATCGTTATACTGGACTATCCGGGCTGTGAATCCGTTCAGAGGTGCGtttttgctgcagatggtgttggATCTGGTGTTCTGTCAGCTTCACTACATGATCCCTGAAGAATCGAAACACGGCACCTTTGTGGGAAGGATAGCTCAAGATCTGGGTCTAGAGATCTGGGAGATTAATTCCAGAATGCTACGGATCGTCTCGAGAGATGAGAAGGAATATTTCCAGGTAAATCTCCAAAATGGAATTTTATTTGTCAACAACATTATAGATAGAGAAGAAATCTGCCAAAGGATTAGTATTTGTGTAATCCACCTTGAGATAATTGTGGATAAACCCGTCCAGATATATCATGTAGATGTTGAAATTGAAGATATTAATGATAATTTTCCCACGTTCTCAGCTAAACAGTATAACATTTCCATAGCAGAATCAAGAGTCGTTGGCACTAGGtttccactagagggcgctgtcGATGACGACATAGGGATTAATTCAGTAAGGAGCTATGAGCTGAACCCAAATGCATTTTTTACCTTGGAAGTACAAAAAGACAAGCATCAAAGTGAATCACTTGAAGTAGTCCTGAAAAATCCCCTTGATAGAGAGAAGGAACCTCTAGTCAATCTAACCCTTACTGCATTCGATGGCGGCAAGCCAAAATTAAGTGGCACAACTCAACTTATTATATCCGTACAAGATGTCAATGATAACGCGCCAACTTTTTCCCAGCCGGTCTACGAAACTTATTTATTGGAAAATGCACAGAAGGGAACCATTGTTGTAAAGCTGAACGCTACCGATGCCGATCTTGGAGAAAATGGAGAAGTCGTTTATGAGTTTAGTAACCAGGTTCCACCATTGCTAAGGTCACTGTTCGATTTAGACAAGATTTCTGGTGACATCAAAGTGGTCGGAGAAGTGGACTTTGAACAAAATAGTCAGTATGAAATCCGTGTTGATGCCTTCGACAGAGGTCAATATCCAATGGCAGGACATTGCAAAGTGCTGGTCAACGTCGTAGATGTGAATGATAACCCACCTGAGATGACAGTGACATCTCTCTCTTTACCTGTCCCAGAAGACTCCCCGGTAGGGACAACCGTGGCAATTATAAGAATACAAGATAAAGATTCCGGTCCCAATGGTAAAGTCAAATGTCAGATTACCAAAAATGTCCCATTCAAGTTAAAACTTTCACTCCGCGAGTATTATTCACTAATAGTGGATGGACCTCTGGATCGAGAAGCTATAGATATGTATAACATCGAAATTACTGCCTATGATGAGGGAATACCAGCCCTTTCCACATCAGAGACCATTCTGGTAGAAATAAGTGACGTTAATGACAACGCACCAACTTTTACTCAACATTTGGACACTATTTTTATCACAGAGAACAACCCACCGGGTTCTCATGTCTATACCGTTTCGGCCACTGATGGAGACAAAGACCAGAATTCCTTTATAACATATTCTCTTGTCGAAAGCACCATTGATGGAATCCCAGTCAGCTCCTACCTCTCCATAAATCCAGAAAACGGGAAAATCTTTGCTTTGCTATCCTTTGACCAAGAACAAGTTAGTTATTTTCAATGTTCTCTCCGAGCCACAGACGCAGGATTTCCAGCCTTAAGCAGTAATTTGACCTTGAACGTCTTTATCATTGATATCAATGACAACGCTCCAAGCCCAGACCCAACATTGTTTAATGTTGACTCGGAAATTGCAGAAATTGTCCCCCGATCCGTAAAAATCGGAACTGTGGTGACTAAAGTGAGAGCAACAGATGCAGATTCTGGTTACAATGCTTGGCTCTCCTATGAACTCAAAGACCCAGTTGACAAAATCCCATTTGGAATTGGACGTCATAGTGGAGATGTAATGGTCATTCGCCCACTTCTCGAGTCACATCAAGACGAATACAAGCTACTTGTTGTCATAAAGGACCACGGGGAGCCACCAATGTCTACCACGGTGACAATGACCATTCTGTTAACTGAGAAAATACAAGAAATTTTTGTTGAACAAAACCAAAAAGGATTAAAATATGAGGATTTTACAAGCCCTAACGTATACTTAATATTGGCAATCTGCTTAATATCAGGGATCTTCTTAGTTACTCTTATTGTGTATACAGTGATCCGCTGGCAGCAGTGCACTCAGGAAATAGATGAGCTGAGGCAGAACAATATGGGATCCATTGCTAGAAGCTGGACCTATTCCATGCAGCGGCAATACAAATACTGTATGAATGGGACTACCCCCAAAAATGACCTTATTTTATTCACTCCAAATCTACCTCATGCATTAGATACAGAAGTAAACCCTCATAGGCCCGGGCTTATGACAGGTCTATCAGCAAAG